A window of Podospora bellae-mahoneyi strain CBS 112042 chromosome 1 map unlocalized CBS112042p_1.3, whole genome shotgun sequence genomic DNA:
GCGATTCGAATGGTGAGGAACTATGGTGTTTTGtctgatgggagggaggtagAGCCGCATGCACAGGTAAGATGACCATCGAACTCAGGGTTTGAGGAGTCTGAGGGGTGGGGTTGACGCGGTATATGTTCCTAATGATATCTACGTACCTATCCATATTCATAATGACAGGCCAATCGTCTCCATGATCCAGGCGAGAATGGCATGGTTAGAAATTCAATTTGATCATGGGAAAGCCAGAGACAGGTACAAACCCGTGGCAAACGCTGTTCCTATCACCAGTGGAAAGAAGCAAATTGTGGCCGTAAGTTTTCATAGATTGACAACGCTATATAtgcaaacaaaaaaaatatgCCAGCAGTATGCTCAGTCCACGATGCCAACCTTTTTATCCGTTCCCAATGCCCGCTACCCCGACCATGCGCCGAATCCTGTGCTGTTGGACCCTGTGaaaacccccccaaaaacgAAAGCAAGAAATCGCTACACCCGTCCGCCTATTCCGCTTGATCATTCGTCTGTGCCGCTTGCCAAAGCAAACTGCTCATGCTAAGCTCCAGCACACCCTTGTTCTTCCTGACCATCTTGGCATTGACAGTCCGCATGTAATCCCTCTCCCATTTCTCCACAAACGTCACAGTCTCAAAGGCCTTGATCTCTGCTGTCGGCTTCAACATGAAGCCCTTCCCCTCCTGaccctctgcctcctcgtACTTCTCCGGATTTGTCACGTCAACCAGgacgctcctcctcccaccagTGGCGATGACCTCGACACGCCCAGGGTCTAACCAGATGTCTTTGGCAGTTTTGACCATGTCTTGCCCATCCTCGGCTACCTCGCCGGGCTGTGGAATGGCCTGAGGTTGAACCTGATCCACCCAGGCCCTTTTCGTTCCGCCGTCCACAATGACCCTGAGAACGAATCCGCACTTGAGATGCTTGTTCCAGAAtgtcaccaccgccagctgATAGAGCACCCTCGAGTCCAGAGCGCCGACTCGCAACGTCCCAAACTCCTTGTTGTATTGCGCATGGCCCTTGCTCTGGACATCGATAACTTCATACCCTGGCGCGACGAGGTCGGGATACTTGAGCACCAAAATCTCCTCTATCGCCTTTGCCGCCTGTGGCCGATTGGCCGCTGTGTTGGGGATGTAAATATCACGCCGCTCAGCCTTTTCCAAGTCCGACACCGAGACCATGGTTGGCATTCTCGAGCGAGTCCGCACCATCACATTGGACGTCGCCGTCTGCGAAAGCAAGACCGCCAGTCGCCTTGAAGGGTCGTCCTCGGAGTGGCAGTTGAGCACGCCGAAATAGAGTTGCTGAGTCTGTGTTGCCGAGTTGCTTGCGCTGACGAGGTTGAATTTGACGTGCAGTCCCTTGTTGGTCATGGCGTAGTCGGAGACAGGTTCTGTTGAAGGTGGCGATACAACAACCTTTTCCATCCCCTTAAAGTCGGCAGGTGATCTCGCCAGCACCGGCATGGTGCCCGAGAGGGCCTCGAAATCCAATTCATCCAACTCGGGTGTCGTCCGCGTTCGTTTTGAAGACTTGTCCTCTTTTCCTAGGGCGCCCCAGGCAAATATTGACTGATCGTCCGTCCGGCGGATGATCTCTTCCTGTAGCCTCAGAAAGGCCTTGTCATATCCCTCGCCATAGATTATTGGCAGGTTGACCCCAAACAATCCAAGCAGACAATACGCCACATCCTCCGCTCTAGTCGTTTCTCTGCCCGCAGCCCACGCCATTCGCTGCGCAATGCTAGAGTTGTGAACCAGCTTCGGCTCCAACAAGACCACCTCCTCAATTCCTGTAATCTTCTCCACCGTCTTGACCAAACTAGACTTGGTCCCGAGCAATCGCCAGCCGTGGGCGTAAAATACAAGCTTTTTCGGCGCAACAAGCTCTTGAAGGGTCCAGCCCCGCGTGAACCATCTCGAGGCAGAAAAGTCATCCTTCCATGTTCGGTACCCAGAGGTGTAGCTGTCAAAGTGAACGTCGTCAAGATAGGCGTAGCAGACAGCCGCTTTTTGGTACCAGCCAAACATGGAGTTGATCGCCTCAGAAAGctcgctgctgcttctcctgTCGATGCAGACAGTGTCGATCCAGATGTACGAGTGGCCGTCTTTGGAAGCCTGGGTGCATGCATAGCTGAGTTTGGTGTATCCCGCCTTTTGTTGGACTGGGTGGACctgcggttgtggtggtttcatgggaggagaaggaggcggcaATGCTAACggcggtgacgatgatggcgtcATGGTTGTGGAAGATGAGAAAGATCTGTGACTTtggaggtcgtcgtcgattTCGGGCGATGGTGGTAGGGGCGAAAAGTAAGCAGACTGGCGCTGGAACCGGCTTGCATCACGATGCCCGCGGAGAGCCGTGAGCATGTTGGCCAGCATCATGAGCTTCATGACTTCGGTCTTTTCCAGCGGCAGCTCTGGTCGGGTGGCGGTGATGTAGCCATGGTTTGAGCCGAGTAGAGATGGTAttgaagatggtggcggTGTAGCTGGTCTGGGTTTTCGAAATGCGGAAAGGGACTCCAAATCCTGAAAGGTCACCTCCTCGGGACCCCAAGTGTGTGAAAATATGGCATAGGGAGGAATGCTGGGCTCAAagaactcctccacctcgcgGGTGGTGACATTGAGCAGTCTCATTTTAGGTTTTGGGCGGTGTTCTTCCTGAGAGTTCATGTCAGACAAGAGCAGACGGAAAGTTGCAGGTCGACATTGTCTCGACTTTTGTGAGTCTTATCATGATGGGCTCGAAGGGCCAAGAGACACTTGCAGCTAACCGGTGGGCCAATGAGACGTTGCAACGACGCTATGGGGAAAAGACCAATGGGAGCAACGCCCAAGTGTGCCATTGGGTCCGTCAGGCTCCAAATGTCTGATGTACTAGTGTGGAGACATCGTGGACCCTCGTGGAGCGACTCGACCTCGATGAAAATGACGCCGTTGTCCAATTCGGATCTGGTTTGGGCACCAGCTGCTTGCATCACGCCTGCAAGTTGGCACCACCGAATGCCGGAGGATCATTGTTCCAAGACGAAGCTGTCCCCTGATGATGCCTGATATTGGACAATGGCCCATGCCATTTCCTGTCGGAACTGGGAAACGAGGCGACCTCATGGGCATTTTCTGACTTGATTGACAATGGACGTTTTGTGTTTTAACTTTGCTGCAGGTCATTGATGAGGGCCTCACGTGCGAGTCGTAGCGAACCAACGACTGCAGTagcccctccctcccccacccagcGACTGGTGAAGCATgcatctttttctttccccgCACTTCAAGACCAGAACCAAGGCCATTCCCTGTCGGTATCAGCATACACAATGAGTCGATGGCATCTAGAGACTTGCATGTCACCTGATATGGTGGTGACTGGTGGAACACACATCTACTGCATGATATGCAACCAAGCACCAGACATTGACAAGCTTGTTGCCGACCCTGATCATCAGGATCCCACAGCGCCTTCGATTCCGCCAGATGAGCCGTACGGCGCATACAACCTTTCATGGCCGCCGGGCATACCCTATAGAAGGACTGGGCAGCATATCACAAGGGAAGAACCAGTGGACCGAAATGAAGCAGAGAACAGCAACTCCTCAGAGGGCTTGGTCAGTAACATCCAAGTTAGGGCCGCGTATGAGAAGGCATTGGGTCCGGATGAGTTCCGAATCATTTGCCTTCCAAGCACAGACGATGTGAATACACCTATTCACTTGATGCTCGAGACGTATGGCGATGAGCGCTATCCGGAATACGAGACTGTGTCGTATACATGGGGcggagaagatgaagacggaACCCTTTGCAAGCCAGTCTTTGTTGGGCCTTACTGGGACGTGTTGCTGCAGACCAAAAATTGCTGGGAAATGCTGAGATTCCTCAGACCTCGGCGAGGCTATCGCTTGGTCTGGGTTGACGCCATCTGTATCAACCAGCTGGACTCGCTGGAGAGAGCAACACAGGTGGCGAAGATGAGATCGATTTACAAAAACAGTCGACGAACGGTTGTTTATTTGGGCCCTGAGATCAGTCCTATCACCACACATGCCCACCCAGTCCGACTCTCAGCAAGAGAGGCAGTCACCTTGTCGCGAGGAGGGGAGACTGAGCTCATCGGTTCGGGCGGCAAAGTAAACTTGGGGCAGTTGCTTCTGTGTCGGTACTTTAGTCGCATCTGGGTAATTCAAGAACTTCTCCTGTCACGCCAAGTATCAATTCCAGTTCGCGATATGGAGATAGATTTTGACTCACTGAGCATCAATGCTATCCCCGGGCAGGCCGGCGAGGGCAGACGCCCAAGACAGCTCTGGGACAGTACGCCTGCGCCGTGGTTCCAATACTTATCCCAGGGAGGCTACTTACATCATGGTCTCCTGGACTGGACACTGCTGACATCTTCGTCGACTGCTTCAGACACGCGTGACGAGTTGTTTAGCCTCCTGGGTCTAGTTCCTAACAACAATTTAACGCCAGATTACGGAATTTCCCGGATACACGCGCAGATAGGAGTTGCCGCACACTCGCTGTTCCGCCTTGGTTCCTTCGAAAACTTCTACATAGCTCCCACTCAGCAGAGAGAACGACCCGACAATTATCCATCTTGGGTGCCCTACCGAGCTCGaacaggaggagcagcacgAGTGTCATGGACATCCCAGGAACCAGAACGTGTTCTCCAGGAATTCTACGAGGCCCTGAAGCGCCACTTTGATAAGTCTTATTCAGGCCGTCATGTAATCTATCAGCCGGAAGAAGATAATGAATCAACCCTTTGGACGGCCGAAGCTACCATCGATGTAGACACAGCAGCCTTGACCCTTAAAGCGACGCATTTGGCGACATGTACGGATGTGCCTGTTGAGGTTCCTTTTACCAAGGAGAACCATTTCAGGTCACGTACTGAGAGGGAACCCGAATGGAAGGCCTTTGTGGTGCGGTCTAACGAGATGGAGATGTATCTTCTCTCAAACCGGAGCAGTGCCCTTGATAAAGTAGTTAAACCATTCGACCACATCTACTGGCTGCACAGGGATTATACAAAGGAAGAAACGCCAGGTTTCTTGATCCTGCGTCCCATAAAAGGACAAGAGGGGAAACGGTTTCGGTTGATCGGCTTTTGTAGCCAGGTGTTGTTTGTCGAGGTCTTCGTTGCCGGACGGAAGACTGTCCCAAACAGGCAACCAAACAGGGCACGCAGTATCGCTATTCATTATCTTTCTTTCTCTAATCTTCAGAGAGGATTGAAGCGAGCTGTGGATGATGCTGTCGCGAAATTTGGATGTTTAGAGGAATTGTTTCCAGGCGTAGTCACACCACAGGGTCAGCTGTTGAGtttcttggccttgatgaagCTGGCCTCCTGGCCATCGGAGCCGTTCACTTTCTTTTCGGAATACCTGAGCCACCTTGACTCAAGATACGATGGCGTGGTTACCAAGGAAATGAGGAGACTCGAGGACGACCAGCACGAAGTCGAGATCCTTACCATCACCGTGCCATCCACCGACATATCCAAGTTTGTGTTATCATGGGGATACTTGCGCTCTCCTTTCGTCAAGTTTCAGCAGCTACAATCACGGGAGGGACAAGATGTACCATGGGATGAAAGCAGAGTTGTTGTAGTGGAAACTCTCCAGGAAGATGATGTGCTGCGGCTCCGGGCTGAACTGAGCGCCAAGGACCTGGCTGACCTGAGGAGAAGCGGGAAGCGTGACAGTTCGGGCCCCGGTGAGCAGCAAATCAGCAATGTAATTTCACCGGAGGCTCAGACTGTCTGGAAATACTTTcaagagctggaaaaggCGCGCTGGGCGACAGGAGGAATGGGCATCCAGGAGATGGTCGGGCTTGTTCAATCTGGCCAAGACACAAGTTCAATGGCTTGCCCTGAATGGCCGGCTGATATCGTGGATGCGTTTCAGGCCCAGGGCAACACTTTACAAATCACGATTGTGTAGGGTAAAGTATGCCAACTGGACTGAATCAGGCCTCGAAAATAGCTAATAAgtcttaaaagatagttgaTAGGCTTGGACGAATAGTCAAAAGGCCTGTTTTTATTCTAAAAAGACATAGCCGTGACTGTGtaagccaccaccaaggcaCAAGGCGTAACACCTCATTGGTCGGGCTTATAAGAGGCTTTAAGCGCCCACACATGGCAATCGGACCCACAACAGGCTAGCACGGACAATATCCCTGACCATCACATGTCAAGCGTGCAAGCTCTCTCAGGTTCATCCAGAGAAGCAAGCTCAGTGTcgtggtgatgctgttgtctTGGCAGAGGAAGAACCCAGAATACCTATCCTCATTCAAACTTGAGCAACCGTCCCTTCTTAAAATCATGGCACTGCCCGTGTACAATCAGGTGACTAAATGAGACCAGCTCTGGcagcctcccctccaccctcggcCATCACGCTCTCTACCTTTTGCTTCCCCTTCATTATgccagctccctctcctacACCCATGCGACGAGCGACATAGCGTTGCGCCACAACGCCTACCGACAAACTCAGCGCCTCTTCAAGCCACTCGGCAACCCATTCCCTCGGGTCAACCCCGCCGCTCTCGATAATGTCCCTGATATCATCCGGCACTCGTCCAAACTGCTCCTCAaactcatcctcgtcgctcTCACCCGCTGAAGGCGCAACATCTAGCCACTTGATCCATTTTGCCGGGACCCCTTGGCTAACAGCCGAATACCGAATGTCGTGGACGGGATCGAAAATGTAAATGGCAAACACGACTTGGTCATcattctcttcctcctcctgggcCATGCTGTCCTGCTTggccttttcttctcccgccGTGCCCGCAAACAGACCCTTGTCTCCCTTCACAGAAACAGCCTGGACACTGAGGAAGATATCCGACGAGCGCACAGGGTTGGATTCAGAGACGGGCTCCAAGGCTCTCTGGCGAGCTGCCTCAATCCCACCACGGGAACTGAAGTAGTCGGTGGCGTATCCCTCCGCGTTGGCCCTGCACAGCTTGGAGCCTTCCACCAGTCCACCAACAATCCCCAAGTCTCTCCCAGGAGCATCCGTAACTCTCCACCATGGACCGTCGCGCCAGCCGGCAGTAGAGTGTTGCGCATTGGATGCGGCACCAGATTCTTGCCCACGCTGAATGACAAGCAGGTCCCCTCCTTCTACCTGAGCCATAACCCGGTTGAAGACTGCGTAGATGAGGGGGTCAAGTGACGGATAGCCGACTAGGTCGTGAGTAATGTGGATCAGGAGACGCTCGTGGGAGGAAATCGGCGGCGCAAGGGTGTGGAGgattgtggtgagggagggaagggcaCGGTGACGAAGCTCATCGCCTGAACAGAAGCACACTGTTAGTCTAGATCATAATTCCATTCCGTAAATATGGTACCACATACCTAGGCCGCGCAGAGCACCGACATTTCCACGAACTTGATCGGCCCATTTGCGAGCCTCTTCATTCTGCTGAATCTCCTTGACGGCGGCTTCTGCTGTCTTCATCGCTGCCGTCGCGGTAGACAGCAAGCCACCccaccagccaccaccaccgctcgATGCGGTGCCTGTCGCTTGAGGTtgctcgagcttcttctccacctcgTCGGAGCTGGTGGCGCTGGGGGTGGCATGGTAGGAACCGGTACTCTCGGCTGACTTGCGAGCAGTGTCGgcgcgaggaggaggggtgttggtggatgtGCGCTTCAGCGCCGGCGAAGCTTTCTGTACATTTTCGCGGATGCGAGGCGTGTGAGGTCGCGgtgccttctcctcgccgaGTTGGGTTTCGAGCTCGGCCAGGGGGTCAAAGTCATCGGTCGCGGGGTCTGGCTTGCCCTTTGCAGGCAGCTTTGTCTTGGGGCCTTTAGTGGTGGCCGAATCAGCGCCGATATCCTTGAACAAGTCATCAATATCGTCGTCGGCAGCCTTTGCTTTGTGGGTGGTCATtttggcgatgatgaggttggggttcCGACTGTTTGCGACGCCGTGACGGACTGACGGTTTGAGTCGCGAGCTGCAAGTGGAGAAGTGCGAGCAGAACCGGGGGCGGGCTGCCCAACCTGAAAGAAGGTTGGATGGGATTGAATGCGGGGGTGTTATCTCAATAATGGGTTGGAAGTATGTAGTGTTATGATTAGTGTTGTAAGCAATCGTATCCGTATGGGCTGCAATACACGACCAGAAAGATGACAGTCGGGTCTCACGATGGCAGATTCCCAAACACAACGATGCAcaagccaaccaccacagcttcTTCAGTGGAAATGCAaagtggtgttgttgcgtCACGGGCCAAAATGGCAGAGGTCAGGGGAGCCCAGGCATCAAATCAACGACTAGCTCCACCGAGTGTTATGCAACAGCTGATTGGTTGAGCCGCAATGCTGCAGTCCAAACAGGTCTCAGCCGGCGGGTGATTGCCAGCTGCGGGAGTGGGGATAGCCGGGCGGCGCGGAGTGCCAGGGGCCTGGGCTTATTCGGGAACCTCCAGAAAATTGACGTGAGAAGAAATCTACATGCAAGGAGGAGCGTAACAAGACCAGCATCTGACGGCAGCTTGTGCCGATATCTCTCATCCGACATTTGTCCAGGGTTGTTCATGAGAAGAGAGTCACAAGCCTTTTTTCTGACGACATCCCTTGTCCTCTTGTTTTGTTCTGCTGCCTCTCACTTGGGGCAATTTGCGGGCGTGCAAGAGAGGGTTATTTACAAGCGACCAACCGGATCTGACCTTGACCCTGACACGTTGGATGCCCGCCTAGTGCCATCACTTTTTTCGCCTCACTCACACAACACTACTCTCACCACACCCTCTACACCAGCTTACACTGTCAGTCTCACCAGGGAAGCTCACCGTCTCGAGTCTACTTAACCAAGCTGTCCTGGTACGTGGATTGAATTACACGTTCCTCCTATAATGGACCGCGGTCGTGGAGGTGGTCGTGGGCGCGCGACCAAGAAGCAGCGTGCCGGTCTACCACCATCTCACCATCCATATCCGGAATCGCTTCATACGCCAGGCCCTTCATTTGTCTCTGCGGATGTTTCTCTTTTACCAAAAGTCCCTCAGTCAACTCCCCAACGTGGGAACAAATCCAGGCCGGTAAATCAAACACCACATCGCGCCTCCTCACCCATGAGCATGCCAACTACAGCCACCACGTCAGCACACCACAGCTTTCGGGCATTCGCTCCAAAAACCGACAAGCCAGGTAGAAGCAACACTTTTCACTCGAGCTTCACCTTTGAGTCGCCAGCCAATCATGGAATGGCACCCGAGGCTCCCATGGGCCGGAAGAGAGCCAAAACCTTTGAGACGGCCACCACGGCCAGCTTTGAGGGTGAAGACGAGGCACATTCAAAAGGTGGACACTCTCTTAGAAAGAGGACTCGTATTGACTACGCTCAAGTTCTCGACGATGAGATTGGCCTTGCTGCGGCAAGAAACGGTGCCGAGTTGCCCCCGAAAATGACGGCAGCTGCTCCCACTGTTGCCCGGCCACGCAAGAGAAAAGGCGCCCATTCACAAGATGATACGGACGATGAGGCCGATGATTTCTCGTCGACTACGAAGCGTCGACGAGCTGACAAGTCTCCTGCTGCCCCTCGCGCCGCATCGCGTCGCCGGAATACCGGCAAGAAACTGCCCACCGGAATGAGCGCCTACATCGATCAGCCATCAGACAACGATGCCGTGCAGGACACGATTCTTGTTGGGGTTTCAATGGATGCGGATGAGGAATCGGAACAATCATCATATCGAGAATCGGATTCAGCACCTTCATCTCCAGAAGGAACTAACCCAGCAAGGCGACAAGACCAGCAGCCAGAGACCTCGAAGCAGAGAGACCCTGTAGCTGAGATCAATCAGCCGGCGATGATTGCACCAGAGAATGGAACGGGATTGAATTTACCTGCCGCTGAGGTGAATGGCCAAGTGAATTCAAACGGCGTTGAGTCGGCAATGGATCTCTCGTTGGACCATGTGCCCGAGACTGCTTCAAGTTCTGCCCAACCACGAGGCCCCGTTCAACTTGAACAGAGTCGTCAAGAGCAACACCATGAGGAGCAACACCACAACGCCCCTTCTTTCATTGAATTAAACGGGACTCATttggaacaacaacaacaacaacaacatcagacAGAAAAGCTTGACCCAGTTTCCGGCTTTCCAACTCCCGCCACAAAATCTCTTCAACCTGTCACTGAAAACTCGGTAGCTTTGTCCCAGCTTTCCGAGTCTATTGCGCAGACGTCAACCGACAATACAGCTTTAAGACAACGTTTTACCGCCGCAGAATCGCCAGTTTCCGAGCCGATCCCCCAGGAGCTGATGCCAGTTCAGAAACCAAAGCCCCAGGGATCACCAGCTGTGGAAAGTGCGCCTGGTCAATTTGACGGCGCTGTCGAGCTAGAGTCAGGATCACCCCGCGAAGTCGATCGGCCGGAAGCGCAGTCGCTGTCGACCGCAACAGTTGCCAGTCGGCCAGTCTTGCGCGCGCCCAAGCCCGTGGGACCTGCGCGCCTGCCAAGGTTGGAGCGCATCTACGAGGCCGAGACTCCTTTTGCCTCAGCGCTCAATCTCGAGCCAtatgaggacgaggacgtcATCTTACCAGGCCCATACACCGAATGGGTGTACACTGAAGAAGCACCACCCACGCCAACACCAATGCCGACTCCGACACCGACTCCCATGCCCATGGATAACATCACGTCAGAGGTTACCTGGAATGTGACCAGGCCGCTCAGGAGAAAGGACTTTGACAAGTTGCACCGGATAGAATCAAAGCGGCGCAAGGAACAAGGCCTCCCTCCAATCACTTTCCGAGATTTCAACAACGAATGTGCGCGGCTTCACCAAGCTGCCATCAAGGCCCAGTGTCGAGCTCAAGTCACGTCTACTCCCCAGCATCAAACGGCGCCGGGAGTTATAGTTAGCCCTTCCAGGAAGACACTACCAGATAGCGAAGCTTTGGAGCCACAGTTGCCAACTGCTGCACCGTCGCCAGCTgcggaagatgatggtcaaCTCGATGCTCAGTTCGATGGGATGGATGACCAGCAAGAAGCAGATGACGACCAAGAGCCAGATGAAAATGAAGCCCCGATACCAAATCGGCAGAGCAAGCGCGCAATGGATCCAATCGAGGTTACTAAGGACTATCCTCGTCAGTACCTTTTCCCTAAACTCCGGGACCCTGCCGAGTTTGCTGCACTGTTAGAGAACCCCGAGGAGCTGGATACGGAAACTCTGGTCAATTCGACTGCCGCCGCTGTCGAGGCCCTTCACTCTTATCAGCAGGAGTACCAAGAACTTAAAAGGATAATcgacgatgaggagaacTCCAAGAGACGACAAGCTAACGACAAGACCATTGCCAACTGGGAAAATCGCCAAAAGGATGACGAGCCGCTGCCGTGGCGTCGTCACTACGATGAGCCGATCAAGGGGCCTCCTCCCTTTGAGCTCCGAGGTGCACGGGCTCCTAAACCCTATGTTGACGACCCCGTTCTCGAATATCAGCGTGAGCAAGATCGCATCATGGCCCAGGCATATGGCTTCAAGCACAATAACCATGTGTCCTTGATTGGCCGTCAGAATCCAGAGGAGCAGCGGTGGGAGGCGCCGGAAACAAGGCTCCGAGAGCGCAAGAGAACCGAGAAGGCTGCCGAATTGGCGGAGGACAATGTTGTTGAAGGGAAACGAACAAGGAGACCTCGTCAGATTGCCGACCAGAGCAAGGAAGCCAGCCGCGCAGGCACCCCAGCTCTCCCCGCCCCTCCCACAAGGCGTCCACGCAAAACAGCGACGGCAGCTGTCACCAGCGGAGATGTCACTGAATCAATCGACCCGGCGCCCATCCCAGAGTCTGTGACAGAGTCTCCACGCAAGCAACGCGctgcagcagccgcagcccgTGCCAGACAAATCGCAGACGAGGAGTCGGCCTCTTCGGTTCCTCACCAGGATAGCAGTCAGGGCGACGAAGACTATAATGCCACACAGCCTGCCAAAGTTCGCAAGCGCGAAGCTGTGGACGCGCCTTCGTCTGCACGCACATTAGAACCCGTCAAACCCGGAGCCAAGAACAAGCGGTTTAGCAAGGCTCCAACTTCAGCGCCCATGCCGTCGGCTCCCGAGACTATTATGCCTTCCTTCTACGGCCACCCATCTGCAGCCTCGGCCCAGCCCGAGTCCAGACCATCGACCGCATCCTCTGAACGATCCGATCGCACTGCTGAGACGACCGAGTCGACGTATTCTCTACGTGACAAGCGCAAGCGCAACTTTGTGCTTGAGAATGATCCCGAGCTCGAGGCTCGCCCGCAGAGACGCAAGGTTCCTCAAAAGTCACTGAATAACAATCCCGAACCGAACGTGAAGCCGACGGCTACCAAGAAACCACGTCAGCCTCGTCAAACTCCCCTTTCGCGTCCTCCACCGGAACCCACACCGGCTCCTCCCGTCGAGCAAGCACCTCCTCAGTTTCCGATTGCGCCTCAGCAAGCTgcgcccccgccccccccaaGCGGAGGTTTGAAGGCACCCACCTTGATCTACAGCAGCCCTCCGGTGCCGCAACCGGTTCCTGTGCTGGCTCCGGCGAAGCCATCTGGACAGCCACCGGGGCCGTTCTTGCATACCTTCAATTCGGCTCCTGCTTTCCAACACGgaatcccccctccacc
This region includes:
- a CDS encoding uncharacterized protein (COG:S; EggNog:ENOG503PAGB); the protein is MRASRASRSEPTTAVAPPSPTQRLVKHASFSFPALQDQNQGHSLSVSAYTMSRWHLETCMSPDMVVTGGTHIYCMICNQAPDIDKLVADPDHQDPTAPSIPPDEPYGAYNLSWPPGIPYRRTGQHITREEPVDRNEAENSNSSEGLVSNIQVRAAYEKALGPDEFRIICLPSTDDVNTPIHLMLETYGDERYPEYETVSYTWGGEDEDGTLCKPVFVGPYWDVLLQTKNCWEMLRFLRPRRGYRLVWVDAICINQLDSLERATQVAKMRSIYKNSRRTVVYLGPEISPITTHAHPVRLSAREAVTLSRGGETELIGSGGKVNLGQLLLCRYFSRIWLFSLLGLVPNNNLTPDYGISRIHAQIGVAAHSLFRLGSFENFYIAPTQQRERPDNYPSWVPYRARTGGAARVSWTSQEPERVLQEFYEALKRHFDKSYSGRHVIYQPEEDNESTLWTAEATIDVDTAALTLKATHLATCTDVPVEVPFTKENHFRSRTEREPEWKAFVVRSNEMEMYLLSNRSSALDKVVKPFDHIYWLHRDYTKEETPGFLILRPIKGQEGKRFRLIGFCSQVLFVEVFVAGRKTVPNRQPNRARSIAIHYLSFSNLQRGLKRAVDDAVAKFGCLEELFPGVVTPQGQLLSFLALMKLASWPSEPFTFFSEYLSHLDSRYDGVVTKEMRRLEDDQHEVEILTITVPSTDISKFVLSWGYLRSPFVKFQQLQSREGQDVPWDESRVVVVETLQEDDVLRLRAELSAKDLADLRRSGKRDSSGPGEQQISNVISPEAQTVWKYFQELEKARWATGGMGIQEMVGLVQSGQDTSSMACPEWPADIVDAFQAQGNTLQITIV
- a CDS encoding uncharacterized protein (BUSCO:EOG09264NDD; EggNog:ENOG503P0EY; COG:S), which encodes MTTHKAKAADDDIDDLFKDIGADSATTKGPKTKLPAKGKPDPATDDFDPLAELETQLGEEKAPRPHTPRIRENVQKASPALKRTSTNTPPPRADTARKSAESTGSYHATPSATSSDEVEKKLEQPQATGTASSGGGGWWGGLLSTATAAMKTAEAAVKEIQQNEEARKWADQVRGNVGALRGLGDELRHRALPSLTTILHTLAPPISSHERLLIHITHDLVGYPSLDPLIYAVFNRVMAQVEGGDLLVIQRGQESGAASNAQHSTAGWRDGPWWRVTDAPGRDLGIVGGLVEGSKLCRANAEGYATDYFSSRGGIEAARQRALEPVSESNPVRSSDIFLSVQAVSVKGDKGLFAGTAGEEKAKQDSMAQEEEENDDQVVFAIYIFDPVHDIRYSAVSQGVPAKWIKWLDVAPSAGESDEDEFEEQFGRVPDDIRDIIESGGVDPREWVAEWLEEALSLSVGVVAQRYVARRMGVGEGAGIMKGKQKVESVMAEGGGEAARAGLI
- a CDS encoding uncharacterized protein (EggNog:ENOG503NZ3K; COG:S); translated protein: MNSQEEHRPKPKMRLLNVTTREVEEFFEPSIPPYAIFSHTWGPEEVTFQDLESLSAFRKPRPATPPPSSIPSLLGSNHGYITATRPELPLEKTEVMKLMMLANMLTALRGHRDASRFQRQSAYFSPLPPSPEIDDDLQSHRSFSSSTTMTPSSSPPLALPPPSPPMKPPQPQVHPVQQKAGYTKLSYACTQASKDGHSYIWIDTVCIDRRSSSELSEAINSMFGWYQKAAVCYAYLDDVHFDSYTSGYRTWKDDFSASRWFTRGWTLQELVAPKKLVFYAHGWRLLGTKSSLVKTVEKITGIEEVVLLEPKLVHNSSIAQRMAWAAGRETTRAEDVAYCLLGLFGVNLPIIYGEGYDKAFLRLQEEIIRRTDDQSIFAWGALGKEDKSSKRTRTTPELDELDFEALSGTMPVLARSPADFKGMEKVVVSPPSTEPVSDYAMTNKGLHVKFNLVSASNSATQTQQLYFGVLNCHSEDDPSRRLAVLLSQTATSNVMVRTRSRMPTMVSVSDLEKAERRDIYIPNTAANRPQAAKAIEEILVLKYPDLVAPGYEVIDVQSKGHAQYNKEFGTLRVGALDSRVLYQLAVVTFWNKHLKCGFVLRVIVDGGTKRAWVDQVQPQAIPQPGEVAEDGQDMVKTAKDIWLDPGRVEVIATGGRRSVLVDVTNPEKYEEAEGQEGKGFMLKPTAEIKAFETVTFVEKWERDYMRTVNAKMVRKNKGVLELSMSSLLWQAAQTNDQAE